The proteins below come from a single candidate division KSB1 bacterium genomic window:
- a CDS encoding sugar phosphate isomerase/epimerase, with product MKLGIVSDEIVPDFAEAVWHGKRWGIFDYEIRVLRTGRIPNIERDEFRSVLRTVEREGVRVSALSPGVFKIPLRETERVEKEIREVLPETFRLAEQLGTRLVIVFGFENYPGEPAEHRDRVVEIFGRVARMAQEHGFTIAVENEPNHWCDTATRTASILRDVNSPYLRSNWDLGNCFCSGETPYPDGWLAIRDFVVNVHIKDYRRKDGACECVLVGDGEIDYEGQLRALRQERPLHHVTLETHLTPFLQSSRICAHRLQTMLRRIR from the coding sequence GTGAAACTCGGCATCGTGTCGGATGAAATCGTTCCGGACTTTGCAGAGGCGGTCTGGCACGGGAAACGATGGGGAATCTTCGATTACGAAATCCGGGTGCTCCGGACGGGTCGCATTCCCAACATCGAGCGGGACGAGTTCCGCTCGGTGCTTCGTACGGTAGAGCGCGAGGGAGTGCGTGTGAGTGCCCTTTCACCCGGTGTATTCAAGATTCCTCTCCGGGAGACGGAGCGGGTGGAAAAAGAGATCCGTGAGGTGCTTCCGGAAACGTTCCGCCTTGCGGAGCAACTGGGAACGAGACTCGTGATCGTGTTCGGATTCGAAAATTACCCCGGCGAGCCTGCCGAGCATCGGGACCGTGTGGTAGAGATTTTTGGACGGGTAGCACGGATGGCCCAGGAGCACGGCTTTACCATCGCCGTGGAGAACGAACCGAACCACTGGTGCGACACGGCCACGCGCACGGCATCCATTCTCCGAGACGTGAATTCCCCGTACCTGCGTTCCAACTGGGACCTCGGCAATTGCTTCTGTTCGGGAGAAACTCCTTACCCCGACGGGTGGCTGGCGATCCGGGACTTCGTCGTCAACGTCCACATTAAGGATTACCGGCGCAAGGATGGGGCCTGCGAGTGCGTGCTCGTGGGCGACGGGGAGATCGATTACGAGGGTCAGCTGCGCGCTCTGCGGCAGGAACGGCCCCTCCACCACGTCACCCTGGAAACCCACCTGACGCCTTTTCTCCAGAGCAGCCGAATCTGCGCCCACCGCTTGCAGACCATGCTACGGAGAATACGATGA
- a CDS encoding Gfo/Idh/MocA family oxidoreductase yields the protein MNAAIRAALIGVGGYGRVLLRASRQVPGFAIVKAYYYHPERVREIEKQLGIPVTASFEEILEDPSIQALVIATPNDQHLPQAKAGLEHGKAVFVDKPITNYVSEAVELIRCEQKTGQLLMVGHNYRRMPAVRACERAIREGRIGELVSVEGNFSRGGAYEVTASSWRRQDRCPTGPMIQLGIHLIDAILNWCGTPLRVAGAMEKLYREGQNVDNTACLIEFSSGRLATVQSNYLGPFWGLLRAYGTRGIVETDSLSTVLYTESGGKEILYQGFSSFDLERDISLKEQFEEFARLIQDGGHPETDSVSSMLALAVVNAMEISAEEKRFVSISELIPTDLLPESTERVTVTAPK from the coding sequence ATGAACGCTGCGATACGTGCGGCTCTCATTGGAGTCGGTGGATACGGGCGTGTCCTTTTGCGTGCCAGCCGTCAGGTACCCGGGTTTGCCATCGTGAAGGCGTACTACTACCACCCGGAACGCGTTCGGGAAATTGAGAAGCAGCTGGGAATTCCGGTCACGGCCTCCTTCGAGGAGATTTTGGAGGACCCCTCGATTCAGGCTCTGGTCATCGCTACGCCGAACGATCAGCACCTACCGCAGGCCAAAGCAGGGCTTGAACACGGCAAGGCGGTCTTTGTAGATAAGCCGATCACGAATTACGTGTCGGAGGCGGTGGAGCTTATCCGGTGCGAGCAGAAGACGGGCCAGCTGCTGATGGTAGGTCACAACTATCGGCGGATGCCGGCGGTCCGCGCGTGCGAGCGAGCCATTCGGGAGGGACGGATCGGCGAGCTGGTCAGCGTGGAGGGCAACTTTTCCCGCGGCGGTGCCTACGAGGTCACCGCCTCCAGCTGGCGGCGCCAAGATCGATGCCCTACCGGGCCAATGATCCAGCTTGGGATCCATCTCATCGATGCCATCCTGAACTGGTGTGGCACCCCCCTGCGCGTGGCCGGCGCGATGGAAAAGCTGTACCGCGAAGGCCAGAACGTTGACAACACCGCCTGCCTAATCGAATTCTCCTCCGGCCGGCTGGCAACCGTGCAGTCCAATTACCTGGGTCCGTTTTGGGGTCTTCTGAGAGCCTACGGCACGCGAGGAATCGTGGAGACTGACTCCTTGTCCACGGTGCTCTACACAGAGTCCGGCGGCAAGGAAATCCTCTACCAGGGTTTCTCGTCCTTTGACCTCGAGCGGGACATTTCCCTCAAGGAGCAGTTTGAGGAGTTCGCGCGGTTGATCCAGGACGGAGGGCACCCGGAGACGGACTCCGTTTCCTCCATGTTGGCCCTCGCCGTCGTCAATGCCATGGAAATTTCCGCGGAAGAAAAGCGGTTTGTGTCCATTTCCGAGCTAATCCCAACGGATCTCTTGCCGGAGAGTACCGAACGAGTTACCGTCACGGCTCCCAAATGA